In Thermodesulfobacteriota bacterium, the DNA window GATAAGCGTCACTGCGGCCAGGAGCACCTGGCCCGGCGCCAGGCCGTCCAGCAGCCCGGCAGCGATGAGCACCAGCAGCCGCTCGCTGCGCTGGAGCCAGCCCTCGGTGCAGGCGACCCCCAGCCCCTCGCCCCGGGCCCGGGTGTAGCTGACCAAAAGCGAGCCGGACAGGGCGGCGAGGATGCACAGGGTGGCAAGAACGACGCCCTGGCCGCGACCGATCAGGCTGCCCCAGATGCCGGTCATGACCAGGACCTCGCCGTAGCG includes these proteins:
- a CDS encoding CDP-alcohol phosphatidyltransferase family protein, whose protein sequence is DRLSWLGLALSAVAAGLFLLHPAAGALALALAGLCDTLDGLLARQAGMATPAGAFLDSVLDRYGEVLVMTGIWGSLIGRGQGVVLATLCILAALSGSLLVSYTRARGEGLGVACTEGWLQRSERLLVLIAAGLLDGLAPGQVLLAAVTLIALGSHLTAADRFRVIRRQLLTRDSGPG